A region of Pseudorasbora parva isolate DD20220531a chromosome 14, ASM2467924v1, whole genome shotgun sequence DNA encodes the following proteins:
- the LOC137039440 gene encoding perlwapin-like translates to MATRLLCSLIVLCSSVCWSGRVERVPGNTKPGVCPNNDRPDVCGMLCLDDIDCPNDEKCCSNKCGRLCLPPYTEEPKPGVCPNNNRSDECGMVCVDNSDCSYDETCCSNECGMRCMRLSEGLPKDGVCPKNNLGVVCEELCSNDSDCPDDEKCCSRGCGHACSAPYEDKPKPGVCPNDDLGVEGVCAELCSYDSDCPDDEKCCSNGCGHACRAPYEDKPKPGVCPNNIGVVGVCAEMCFDDSDCPNDEKCCSSRCGPQCTAPEKVKPRGDCLNTTMCLEPLE, encoded by the exons ATGGCAACTCGACTGTTATGCTCGTTGATTGTTTTGTGTTCTTCTGTGTGCTGGAGCGGAAGAGTCGAACGAGTCCCAG GGAACACAAAGCCAGGAGTGTGTCCAAACAACGACCGACCAGACGTGTGTGGCATGTTGTGTCTGGATGACATTGACTGTCCGAACGATGAGAAATGCTGCAGTAATAAATGTGGACGGCTGTGTTTGCCTCCATACACAG AGGAACCAAAGCCAGGAGTGTGTCCAAACAACAACCGATCAGATGAGTGTGGCATGGTGTGTGTGGATAACAGTGACTGTTCTTATGACGAGACATGCTGCAGTAATGAATGTGGGATGCGGTGTATGCGTCTAAGTGAAG GGTTACCAAAGGACGGCGTGTGTCCAAAAAACAACCTTGGAGTAGTGTGTGAAGAGTTGTGTTCCAATGACAGCGACTGTCCGGACGATGAGAAATGCTGCAGCAGAGGATGTGGACATGCATGTAGCGCTCCATATGAAG ATAAACCAAAGCCAGGAGTGTGTCCAAACGATGACCTTGGAGTAGAAGGAGTGTGTGCGGAGTTGTGTTCCTATGATAGCGACTGTCCGGATGATGAGAAATGCTGCAGCAATGGATGTGGACATGCATGTAGAGCTCCATATGAAG ATAAACCAAAGCCAGGAGTGTGTCCAAACAATATTGGAGTAGTAGGAGTGTGTGCAGAGATGTGTTTCGATGACAGTGACTGTCCGAACGATGAGAAATGCTGCAGCAGTAGATGTGGACCTCAGTGTACAGCTCCAGAGAAAG TGAAGCCTCGTGGTGACTGCCTCAATACGACTATGTGCCTAGAACCGCTGGAATGA
- the LOC137039439 gene encoding putative nuclease HARBI1 has protein sequence MEPELLVFIFILYELLEEMVGFQPRRRRVIYLRLCQDHRQTRPLYCRINLNVPLLDRFFSDSDTRPDFRLSREALTVLLDLLNERRHGWGSTIETLVFLFWLACGTSYRVVSRAFDMPRSTVHRIVHRVAEEVVAIRHQVIHLPNTPEKLDAVCRGFAGLARHRAFLKAAGAIDGCHVRIKPPSGPDGHCYRNRKLFPSIILQAVCDHQGRFIDTYVGWPGSVHDARVLRHSPLYRRSVYPPPGHFILADGGYPCLQHPLPLITPYRRPVQGVGAQRFNLHHSRARSIIERAFGMMKTRFRAIFLHALEVHHTFVPHVITACAILHNICLEVGDIMGPEDEHEDDQDVAEDEGGQDLETVSGAPWRDQLSAAVSALEEVPADHDYL, from the exons ATGGAGCCAGAATtgctagtttttatttttattttgtatgagTTACTGGAGGAGATGGTGGGGTTTCAACCCCGGCGCCGCCGGGTCATTTATCTGAGACTTTGCCAAGATCATAGGCAG ACCAGACCCCTGTACTGCAGGATTAACCTGAATGTCCCACTGCTGGACAGATTTTTTAGTGATTCTGATACACGTCCTGATTTTCGGCTGAGCAGGGAGGCCCTGACAGTGCTGCTGGATTTGCTAAATGAACGTCGACATGGATGGGGTTCCACAATCGAGACCCTGGTGTTTCTTTTCTGGCTGGCATGTGGTACATCATACAGGGTGGTCTCCAGAGCATTTGACATGCCTCGTTCCACTGTCCACCGCATTGTCCACCGAGTTGCTGAGGAGGTGGTGGCCATTCGCCACCAAGTAATTCATCTCCCCAACACCCCAGAGAAGCTGGATGCAGTTTGCCGTGGGTTTGCAGGGCTGGCAAGGCACAGAGCTTTCCTTAAAGCTGCAGGAGCAATCGACGGCTGTCATGTCCGTATCAAGCCACCAAGCGGCCCTGATGGTCATTGCTACAGGAACAGGAAACTGTTTCCATCCATCATCCTGCAGGCAGTTTGTGACCATCAGGGCCGCTTCATTGACACGTACGTGGGCTGGCCCGGGTCAGTGCATGATGCACGAGTGCTCCGCCACAGCCCACTGTACAGGAGGTCAGTGTATCCTCCTCCAGGGCACTTCATCCTGGCAGACGGAGGGTACCCATGTCTCCAACACCCACTCCCCCTCATCACTCCCTACAGGAGGCCAGTACAAGGTGTGGGAGCCCAGCGCTTTAATCTTCATCATTCCAGGGCACGCTCCATTATAGAGCGTGCTTTTGGGATGATGAAGACCAGGTTTAGGGCCATCTTCTTGCATGCGCTGGAGGTGCACCACACCTTTGTACCTCAC GTCATAACAGCCTGTGCCATCCTCCATAACATCTGCCTTGAGGTTGGTGACATCATGGGCCCGGAGGATGAGCATGAGGATGATCAGGACGTGGCAGAGGATGAGGGGGGGCAGGATTTGGAGACAGTCAGTGGTGCTCCATGGAGAGACCAGCTGTCTGCAGCGGTGTCTGCCCTGGAGGAGGTACCCGCTGACCATGACTATTTGTAA